The following proteins come from a genomic window of Alicyclobacillus dauci:
- a CDS encoding DNA translocase FtsK, whose protein sequence is MLTGCALALGKLGWVGQFLASISIYLAGSWYFLIPILTGYAALYMMFRRSKFVWDGRHVGLLIILLCFLSLIEMNFYSELVAYGQQANFFHNELTALTELRQYLRQPGQSGPPSAGGGFIGYAVFGLLHMLFNTPGSHELGPRLVIFAGALIGIALVLQASLVNIVKRGTGWTEGLMDKLWQSVKGHVNVLFKSDKEVAEAEEIPAHKSRRRRPELVVDGEVYDVSDKNAPLAGSSPAPDQAPIIHDFALRARQHAAEQEAAEAASTPAPLEQAGNQLVMRFPDAKVKKPAPTPPRREHAPDGDYEVGPMVHDENFRLPPLSLFKLPKSSGKTFSQRGAQANAVKLESTLQSFGVQAKVLEISRGPTVTRYELQPAAGVKVSRIVGLTDDIALALAARDIRMEAPVPGKSVIGIEVPNEEVAVVSLREVLQAPEFQESKDRLALALGRDISGAPIVGNLQKMPHLLVAGATGSGKSVCINGIIASILMRNKPHEVKLMMIDPKMVELSGYNGIPHLLAPVVTDPRKAAFALKKVVQEMENRYQLMAERGARDIERYNQLLKEEGLEPLPYIVVIVDELADLMMVAPGDVEDAICRIAQMARAAGIHLILATQRPSVDVITGLIKANIPSRIAFAVSSMHDSRTILDGNGAEKLLGRGDMLYMPVGAAKATRVQGAYVSEEEIERLVNFVKEQQQAVYTVDLNSGVDDQADERSGGPELDDLFSDAVDLVVDMGQASVSMLQRRFRIGYSRAARIVDQMEQSGIVGTFEGSKPREVLISKEQWYQAKASFVRERE, encoded by the coding sequence ATGCTGACCGGGTGTGCCCTCGCGCTCGGAAAACTGGGGTGGGTTGGACAGTTCCTGGCATCCATCAGTATTTACTTGGCGGGTAGTTGGTACTTTTTGATCCCGATTTTAACCGGATATGCTGCTTTATATATGATGTTCCGGAGATCCAAGTTTGTCTGGGATGGTCGGCATGTTGGTTTACTGATCATTCTGCTGTGTTTTCTCTCGTTGATTGAAATGAACTTCTACAGTGAGTTAGTAGCCTATGGTCAACAGGCGAATTTCTTTCACAACGAATTGACTGCACTGACAGAGCTTCGGCAATACCTCCGGCAACCCGGTCAAAGTGGACCCCCGTCGGCCGGGGGTGGCTTTATAGGCTACGCGGTTTTTGGCTTGTTGCACATGCTCTTTAACACGCCGGGATCGCATGAATTAGGCCCGCGATTGGTGATTTTCGCTGGAGCGCTCATCGGCATTGCACTTGTGCTTCAAGCATCGCTCGTCAATATCGTAAAGCGTGGAACAGGTTGGACAGAGGGCCTGATGGACAAGTTGTGGCAGTCTGTAAAAGGACACGTGAATGTCCTCTTTAAGTCCGACAAAGAGGTGGCCGAAGCGGAGGAAATCCCGGCTCACAAGTCACGCCGTCGTCGCCCTGAATTGGTTGTGGATGGTGAAGTTTACGATGTGTCAGATAAAAATGCGCCCCTGGCAGGTTCGTCTCCTGCTCCGGATCAGGCACCAATCATTCACGACTTTGCCCTGCGTGCCCGCCAGCACGCGGCGGAACAGGAGGCAGCGGAGGCTGCGTCTACACCTGCTCCACTAGAACAAGCGGGGAATCAGCTGGTCATGCGGTTTCCCGACGCGAAGGTGAAAAAGCCTGCTCCGACGCCTCCGAGACGAGAACATGCGCCCGACGGCGACTATGAAGTGGGTCCAATGGTTCATGACGAGAACTTCAGGTTGCCGCCGCTCAGCCTATTTAAACTACCAAAGTCGAGCGGAAAGACATTTTCACAGCGCGGGGCACAAGCAAACGCCGTAAAGCTTGAGTCAACTCTACAGTCGTTTGGTGTCCAAGCAAAGGTTTTGGAAATCAGTCGGGGTCCGACGGTAACGCGTTATGAATTACAACCAGCTGCGGGTGTGAAAGTGTCACGAATTGTTGGTCTGACAGACGACATTGCCTTGGCCCTGGCCGCGCGTGACATTCGAATGGAAGCACCCGTGCCCGGAAAGTCAGTGATCGGTATCGAAGTGCCAAACGAAGAGGTTGCTGTGGTCTCTTTGCGGGAGGTTCTTCAGGCACCCGAGTTCCAAGAGTCTAAAGATAGACTTGCTCTCGCCCTTGGTAGAGATATCTCCGGAGCCCCGATTGTCGGTAATCTGCAGAAGATGCCCCACCTATTGGTTGCTGGTGCCACCGGTTCCGGGAAAAGCGTGTGCATAAATGGGATCATTGCATCCATTTTGATGAGAAACAAACCACACGAAGTAAAGCTGATGATGATTGATCCGAAAATGGTTGAATTGAGTGGATACAATGGGATTCCACACCTTTTAGCGCCAGTTGTAACGGATCCTCGTAAGGCGGCCTTTGCCCTGAAGAAAGTTGTCCAAGAGATGGAGAACCGGTATCAACTCATGGCTGAACGCGGTGCGCGGGACATTGAACGGTACAACCAGCTGTTGAAAGAAGAGGGTTTGGAACCCCTGCCGTACATCGTTGTCATCGTTGACGAGTTAGCGGATCTCATGATGGTTGCACCGGGAGACGTGGAAGACGCAATATGTCGCATCGCCCAGATGGCACGTGCGGCGGGTATTCACCTCATCCTTGCGACACAGCGACCTTCCGTTGACGTTATCACGGGACTGATCAAGGCGAACATCCCGAGCCGTATTGCGTTTGCAGTATCGTCCATGCATGACTCAAGAACCATTTTGGATGGAAACGGCGCAGAAAAGCTCCTCGGTCGAGGCGACATGTTGTACATGCCTGTCGGTGCGGCGAAGGCGACGCGTGTCCAAGGCGCGTACGTGTCAGAGGAGGAAATTGAACGCCTTGTCAACTTCGTGAAAGAACAACAACAGGCGGTGTATACGGTCGATTTGAACAGTGGTGTCGATGATCAGGCAGATGAGCGATCCGGCGGACCTGAATTAGATGACTTGTTCTCCGATGCGGTCGATCTCGTCGTCGACATGGGCCAAGCTTCCGTATCGATGCTTCAGCGGCGATTTCGAATCGGGTATTCCAGAGCTGCCCGCATCGTCGATCAGATGGAACAGAGTGGTATCGTGGGTACGTTTGAAGGAAGTAAGCCTCGAGAAGTCTTAATATCTAAAGAGCAGTGGTATCAGGCAAAAGCGTCATTTGTTCGCGAACGAGAGTGA
- a CDS encoding YlzJ-like family protein has protein sequence MHWTILSDYEIFASNPPESSAASRTEEIRVGDALLIVERTVDGHATIQRVISPKAADYLRAEWQPGMPYQG, from the coding sequence ATGCATTGGACCATCCTTTCCGATTATGAGATCTTCGCCTCGAATCCACCTGAATCATCCGCCGCGAGTCGGACCGAGGAAATTCGAGTTGGCGATGCGCTGTTAATTGTCGAACGCACTGTGGACGGGCACGCAACAATTCAACGAGTGATCAGTCCCAAAGCAGCGGATTACCTTCGGGCCGAGTGGCAGCCTGGTATGCCGTACCAAGGATAG
- a CDS encoding ClpP family protease: MVANLVAAEAQPELNPPNRVAQNIEALGQPSPVATPESNIYCLTIIGQIEGHMVLPPQNKTTKYEHIIPQLVAVEESDKVKGLLLILNTVGGDVEAGLAIAELVASLSKPTVSLVLGGGHSIGVPIAVSSDYTFIAESASMTVHPIRLNGLIIGVQQSFEYLEKMQDRVTKFVTEHAAITEETFKSLMLNTGQMAKDIGTTVIGEDAVRYGLVDEVGGLGQAMAKLHQLVKEREMEQGTALGVMQ; encoded by the coding sequence ATGGTGGCGAATTTGGTCGCTGCTGAAGCTCAACCTGAATTGAATCCGCCAAATCGCGTTGCACAAAACATTGAGGCCTTGGGGCAGCCGTCACCGGTCGCAACACCAGAGAGCAATATCTATTGTTTGACCATCATTGGACAAATTGAAGGGCACATGGTCTTGCCTCCGCAAAACAAAACGACCAAATATGAGCACATTATTCCTCAACTTGTCGCCGTGGAAGAAAGCGACAAGGTGAAAGGCCTCCTGCTGATTTTAAATACAGTTGGTGGGGATGTTGAGGCGGGGCTGGCTATTGCTGAATTGGTCGCATCGCTAAGTAAACCAACTGTATCCCTTGTCCTTGGCGGCGGCCATTCGATTGGTGTCCCCATAGCTGTCAGTTCGGACTATACGTTTATCGCAGAATCCGCCAGTATGACCGTTCACCCGATTCGACTGAATGGGCTCATCATTGGTGTCCAGCAGTCATTTGAGTATCTGGAAAAGATGCAGGATCGAGTGACGAAGTTCGTGACTGAACACGCCGCCATCACGGAAGAGACATTTAAGTCGTTAATGCTCAACACGGGTCAAATGGCCAAGGATATTGGAACCACGGTAATTGGTGAGGACGCGGTTCGCTACGGGCTTGTCGATGAGGTTGGGGGACTCGGGCAGGCAATGGCCAAACTTCACCAGCTTGTTAAAGAGCGAGAGATGGAGCAAGGAACGGCTTTAGGAGTGATGCAGTAA
- a CDS encoding ribonuclease J, whose amino-acid sequence MAKGKSRLSIVPLGGVGEIGKNMTLYWYGNDMIVVDAGLKFPEEDMLGIDIVIPDITFLAENREKIHGIFLTHGHEDHIGGMPYILRELNVPVYGTRLTLGLVENKLREHGLLDTAKLNAMDGNSEIHVGPFDVSLFYVNHSIPDTAGFAINTPEGVVIHTGDFKFDPTPVDGRHADVHKLAAYGAQGVLALVGDSTNAERPGYTPSELTVGAKIDDIIAKATGRVIMSTFASNIHRLQLMIRSAEKHGRKVAVVGRSMVNNIQTSLQLGYLESLPDTLIDADDVNKVDPEKLVILSTGSQGEPMSALTRMARSAHRKVEIMPGDTVVFASSPIPGNEKYVSRTIDQLFRVGANVIYRGVHASGHGSQEELKWMLQLVKPKYFLPVHGEYRMQRTHADLAVEVGVDPENIFITDLGDVVEFENGRARLGGKVPAGTVMIDGLGVGDVGNIVLRDRKLLSQDGILVVVVTLSKATGHILSGPDIISRGFVYVRESEALLDEANKLVESTLVKLVSDNVSEWSSLKTAVRDALGRYLFEQTRRRPMILPIIMEA is encoded by the coding sequence TTGGCTAAAGGAAAATCTAGACTCTCCATCGTCCCGCTGGGCGGTGTTGGGGAAATTGGTAAGAACATGACGTTGTACTGGTACGGTAACGATATGATCGTTGTGGATGCGGGTTTAAAGTTTCCAGAAGAAGATATGCTTGGAATTGATATCGTTATTCCAGATATTACGTTTCTGGCTGAAAACCGAGAGAAAATCCACGGAATTTTTTTGACACACGGCCACGAAGACCATATTGGCGGTATGCCATATATCCTTCGTGAGTTGAATGTTCCTGTCTACGGCACACGATTGACCCTTGGGTTGGTCGAAAATAAATTACGGGAACATGGTTTATTGGACACCGCGAAGTTAAATGCTATGGATGGAAATTCAGAGATCCATGTAGGGCCTTTTGATGTGTCGTTGTTTTACGTAAATCACAGCATCCCAGACACGGCAGGATTCGCCATCAACACACCTGAAGGTGTCGTCATACACACGGGTGACTTCAAGTTTGACCCAACGCCTGTGGACGGACGCCACGCTGATGTTCACAAATTAGCGGCTTATGGCGCACAGGGAGTACTGGCGCTGGTCGGCGACAGTACGAACGCCGAACGCCCGGGATACACGCCCTCGGAGCTTACGGTTGGCGCAAAAATTGACGATATTATTGCAAAAGCCACTGGACGCGTTATTATGTCCACGTTTGCATCCAACATCCATCGACTGCAGTTAATGATTCGATCAGCTGAGAAGCACGGTCGAAAAGTGGCTGTTGTTGGCCGAAGCATGGTTAATAACATTCAAACGAGCCTTCAACTGGGCTATCTTGAATCCTTGCCCGATACCCTTATCGATGCAGATGATGTAAATAAAGTCGATCCCGAAAAACTGGTCATTTTATCCACCGGGAGTCAAGGTGAGCCGATGTCTGCACTCACACGAATGGCGAGATCGGCGCATCGGAAAGTTGAGATTATGCCAGGGGATACCGTTGTCTTTGCGAGTTCTCCTATTCCTGGTAATGAAAAGTATGTTTCTCGAACAATTGACCAACTATTTCGCGTTGGTGCGAATGTCATTTACCGCGGCGTTCACGCGTCCGGCCACGGCAGTCAAGAAGAGCTCAAATGGATGCTGCAACTGGTTAAGCCGAAGTACTTCCTGCCGGTTCACGGGGAATACCGTATGCAGAGAACGCATGCTGACCTGGCAGTGGAAGTTGGTGTGGACCCAGAAAACATCTTTATTACCGATCTCGGCGACGTCGTGGAGTTCGAAAATGGGCGTGCACGCTTAGGTGGTAAGGTTCCAGCTGGGACGGTGATGATCGACGGGCTGGGTGTAGGTGACGTTGGCAATATTGTCCTGCGTGATCGCAAGCTGTTGTCCCAGGACGGAATCTTGGTGGTCGTCGTAACCTTATCTAAAGCGACAGGCCATATTCTGTCCGGGCCTGATATTATCTCACGCGGTTTCGTTTACGTTCGGGAATCGGAAGCGTTGCTGGACGAGGCGAATAAACTTGTGGAGAGCACATTGGTCAAGCTGGTATCGGACAATGTAAGCGAATGGTCCAGCTTAAAGACGGCGGTACGCGATGCACTAGGTCGGTACTTGTTTGAACAGACTCGTCGTCGCCCTATGATCTTGCCAATCATTATGGAAGCTTGA
- the dapA gene encoding 4-hydroxy-tetrahydrodipicolinate synthase, giving the protein MDFGSLLTAMVTPFDELGNVDEVALKGLVDHLIATGTTSIVACGTTGESPTLDHDEKLRVFEMTLRAADGRIPVIAGTGTNATRESIEFSREAEKLGVHGLLVVTPYYNRPSQDGLYAHFASVAEAVSLPVMLYNVPGRTSVNLDVDTVLRLAQVPNIFALKEASGNFTQILHIAAEKPDDFLFYSGDDKFTLPMLSLGAAGVVSVASHVVGSEIRKMMDLFWQGQTTEAAVLSARLLPVFEAMFMAPSPAPVKAATALLGHSVGSVRLPLLPVSETFQDHLRELLSRLGKC; this is encoded by the coding sequence GTGGATTTTGGAAGTCTTTTAACGGCTATGGTAACGCCTTTTGACGAATTAGGAAATGTCGATGAAGTGGCCCTCAAGGGCCTCGTCGACCATCTTATCGCAACCGGCACGACGTCGATTGTCGCTTGTGGAACGACTGGGGAATCGCCCACGCTCGATCACGATGAAAAGCTTCGAGTATTTGAAATGACCCTTCGAGCCGCCGATGGACGTATCCCTGTTATCGCCGGCACAGGCACCAATGCAACACGGGAGTCTATTGAGTTTTCTCGCGAAGCCGAAAAGCTCGGGGTTCATGGGTTGCTCGTAGTCACGCCTTATTACAATCGGCCGAGTCAAGACGGACTCTACGCCCATTTTGCGTCCGTTGCGGAAGCAGTAAGTCTTCCGGTCATGCTGTACAACGTTCCGGGGAGAACCAGTGTGAACTTGGACGTGGACACGGTTCTGAGACTGGCTCAGGTACCGAATATCTTCGCCTTGAAAGAAGCCAGCGGGAACTTTACTCAAATCTTGCACATCGCTGCTGAGAAACCTGACGATTTTCTCTTCTACAGTGGCGACGATAAGTTTACGCTCCCAATGTTGAGTCTCGGTGCGGCTGGCGTTGTCAGCGTTGCAAGTCACGTCGTGGGTAGTGAAATTCGGAAAATGATGGACTTGTTCTGGCAGGGACAGACGACTGAGGCAGCCGTCCTAAGCGCTCGCTTGCTTCCTGTCTTCGAGGCGATGTTCATGGCGCCGAGTCCAGCTCCCGTCAAGGCAGCTACTGCGCTTCTGGGTCACTCCGTGGGTTCAGTTCGCCTTCCGCTTCTCCCTGTCTCTGAGACATTTCAGGACCATTTGCGCGAACTGTTGAGTCGGCTGGGAAAATGCTGA